The Bacillus sp. Y1 genome includes the window TTTTCATCTATTCTAGTCACCAAACTTTTATCATCCAAAGGTAATAATCGTTTCATATTACTCGTGTATAGTTCAAAGGAAAAAATCCCTTCAGAGTTTGCTTGAATAATATTAACAATCCCTTCTAACTGTTGCCGTTCTGAAAAACCTACTTCTTGTCCCTCGTAGGCGTTCGTTAAAACTCTTTGAACATTTCCATTGGTCATCACTAGTTTAGAGGCAGTACTTATCTGTTTATATATAGATTCCAATCTACCATTTGCTTCCGTAGCCGTCTGATGAATTTGTTTATTCGCATTATTTTTTAACATAGCGGAAACTTGATTATAGGTTAATGCGCCGACAATCAGTAACACAATAGCTATAACAACGAGAAAAACAACTAGTATTTGATTTCGTAAAGTATTCCATTTATGTAATTTAGAGAACATATTTATTTCGCCCTTCTAAACGTAGATAGTTTTTCTTTACTATAACTCATAACCTTTAAACCGTTAACATTTTTTTAGAATAATAGATTAGAAGCAAAAGGAAGCACAAACCTATTGGGTGGGTGCCTCCTCCTCCTTGCAATTTTTTAACGTTCAATCCCAAACGTATAGTTGGTTTTAGATGAGTACTTTTGATCTTTATCCAATACGACAGTTGGAAATTGGGGATGGTGTATTGCATCAGGTAACCCCTGTGTCTCCAAGCAAATGCCTAAATATTTTCTAGCAGGAGTATCCCGGAATTGGCCTTCAGCCTTTATAGAATTACCTGAGTACAAAACCACTCCAACTTCATCTGTTTCCATGGTTAAAATCCTACCACTTATAGGGTCCTTTAGCTCAATCTCTGTATCATGGTTTGTGTTTAATATAAAGGGATGATCATAGCCATTTCCTACTAATATGTTTTGGTGATAATCTGAGGTGATTCCGGTTTCAATTACCCTTCTCTCTCTAAAATCAAAAGGGGTATTACTAACTTCTAAAAATTTTCCTGTCGGGATAAACTCATCGTTCAGTTCTAAAAACCGATCACTTTTTATTTTTAAGGCATGCTGTTGGATATCCCTCTTCAGGTTCCCACTCAAATTAAAATAAGAATGGTTGGTTACCGTAAGCAACGTTTTCTTATCTGAATGAGCTTCATAGTGGATGTTCAATTGATTTTGATTATCTAAGGTATACGTTACTAGTATGTGTAAATTTCCTGGATATCCTTCTTCACCATCCGGACTGAAATAAGAAAAACGTACTCCATTCGCCAACCTTTCCGCGTCCCAAACGACTTTGTTAAAACCCTTGAACCCACCATGCAAATGATTCTCTTGGTTATTTTTTGGGATAGTGTATGTATTCCCGTCCAGTATGAACGAACCACCTTTAATCCTCCCACCTACTCGTCCTACCACCGCACCAAGGAAGTATGAATCCTGGATGTAATCGTCTAGTGTATCATGTCCAATTACAACTTCTTCAAAAGTACCTTTTTTATCAGGTACTAGGATACTGGTAATAATGCAGCCATAATTAATGGCAGTAACTTTCATTCCTTGATCATTTTCCATAGTAAAAGAATATATGGTCTTTTGATCAACTTCCCCAAAGATTGTTTGAGTGACTACCAACATGCTTCCTCCTCTGCAAAGTTACGAACGGTTCCAATCAAAGCCAACTTTCTTTAGGAATGCACGGGCAAGAACCATATGCCCTGAAGCTGTAGGGTGGACACGGTCCCAAGCCAATGTTGCTGAATATAGTTCCTTTAATACAGCATTAAAAGCAGCTTGGGTATCTATAAATAAACACCCTTCCTCTTCTGCTATTTTCTTTACCACTAGCCCGTACTGATCCATGGACTGCCGCATCTGGTCTAGTTCGTTTCTTTCTATATAAAATGGAGTCATAAGAACCATCCCCTTTACTAAAGGTTTGGTCTCCTTTACAAGCTTCCTAAGGGTATCCTCGTATTCATCTAGGTATACATGCCATTCCTTAATAAAAGGAGTGTCAAATTGTCGCCAAACATCATTTATTCCGATCATAATAGAAACCCAATCTGGCTTTTGGTTAATAACGTCCTCTTGCCATCTGATTTTCAGATCGCGTACGGTATTCCCGTTAATCCCCTTATTGACAACTCTAATCCCAAGTTCCGGATAAACCGCTTGCAATAGGGCATCAACATAAGAGACATACCCCTTACCTAAAGCCTGAAACAACCCTTCTCCTTCTGGTTTTACTCGTTCACAGTCTGTAACAGAATCCCCAATAAATAATAGTTTTTGAGACGGCTCAATGATCATTTCTATTCCTCCAGAAAATAGATTAGTAACCTGTTTCTATCATTCTAACAAAATCATCTACTGTATGGTTCTGAAGGATCATGATTCGAGGAAGTTCATATCGATTACTTTGGTCCGTACTTAGACCTCCACCAACTTTGAATGCTCCCTTAATTCCAAGGTCTCTTAGTAGAGAAATCGTATCTGAATTATAGTTCCCATATGGATAGGCAAACGCAAAAGTCGTTCTTCCCGTTAAGTCCTTTAGTGCTTCAGTAGCATTTTGGATCTCTACGTACTGTTCCTCTTTACTTAGGTTAGCTAAAAAAGGATGGGTTACCGTATGATTTTGAATATCTACGCCATTTTCCAATACCGTTAAAATTTCATTTGATGTCATATTCCAGCTTCCATTCACCCAATCAGATACGGTAAATTGCGTCGCTTTCATTCCATATTTATTCAAGACTGGATACACATAAGGATAAAAGTCATTTGAGTTATCATCAAATGTCAGTAAGATAGGCTTTTCAGGCATCGCTGCTTTCCCATCCAGGATGTTAAAGTATTGTTTCATCGTTAATGTCCGATAGCCATTTTCTTTGAGATAAGCCATATGCTTTTCGAATTCTTCCAGACTGAATTGATAGGGATTGGTCGGATCTGGATTTGGTTTGACTACATGATATAGTAAAACTGGAATTTTAATATTTGTATTTTTCTCCGCTGAAACCACTGACACGTACCCCTTAGTTGAAATGAGTAATAAAGAAAAAGCTAGAAGTAGACCCATTACCTTTTTCATTGGAATCATCCTTTCAATTATTACTTTCTAAATTCGCTTAATTGTTCGTTCAATTCCTTTGTTTGCTTATATACCTGCTGATAAATACCGAATAATTTATTATAAGCTTGAACATTCTCTTCGATTGGCTCGTATGTTTTTGACGTTTGAATAAATACTTCCGCACATTCCTTAAGTGATGAATACCATCCACACCCGTATGCAGCTAAAATTGCTGCCCCCATACCTGGTCCTTGTTCGCTTGTAAGCTTCTCTATTTTTGCATTGAAGATATCTGCCTGCATCTGCAGCCATGTTTCATTTTTAGCTCCTCCACCAATGGAAATGATAGAATTAATTGTTTTCCCGTTTTGTCTAAAGATCTCTAGAGACTCATTTAATGAGAAAGTAATACCTTCAAGGACTGCACGTGAAAAATGCTTCCGTTCGTGGGCAGCGTCTACACCAATAAAGCTACCTCGAATGTTTGAATCTGCATGTGGTGTTCTTTCCCCAACTAAATACGGAGTAAATAGTAAGCCGTTACTCCCGGCAGGTACTTCATTAATCCCTTCCAAAAATTCTTCAAAACCTTCATCTCTGGCAAACGTTTCTTTAAACCAGCTTAAACTATAACCAGCTGCAAGGGTAACGCCCATCGTATAGTAAGCATTTTCTTCACTATGGTTGAAATAATGAACCTTTCCTTCAAAATCCAAGTCATTTCTTGCTTCATAGGAAAGTATAACCCCAGAGGTTCCGATACTACATAAAGTTTTCCCTTCAGATAGAATCCCAGAGCCAATAGCACCGCACGCATTGTCCGCTCCACCTGCAAACACCTTTATCCCTTCTGATAACCCCGTTTCCTTTGCAAACTCAGCCAATACGGTCCCAACAAACGCATGCGATTCTACTAAAGGCGGACATAACTGAAGGGAAAGATTAAAGGCATCTAAAATTTCCGTACTCCATTCATGCTTTGCTACGTTTAGTAATAAAGTCCCCGCTGCATCTGAGTACTCCATATGAATATTCCCTGTCATTCGGTAACGAAGATAATCCTTAGGAAGCATGAAGACGTTGGCTTTTTGAAACACCTCAGGCTCCTGCTCTTTTACCCAAAGAATTTTCGGTAAGGTAAAACCCTCAAGCGCTGGGTTTTTAGTGATGTCTAATAACCTCTGTTTCCCCACTACTTCGTAAATTTCCTCACATTGCTTCGTTGTTCTCGTATCGTTCCATAGAATCGCATTTCTCAACACTTGTTTGTTTTCATCCAACAAGACAAGACCATGCATTTGTCCAGAAAAGCTAATCCCTTCAATATCTTTTATATCTCCTTTAAATTGTTCAACCAATTCTTTTAGACCAGTTGTTGTCTTTTCCACCCATTCTTCCGGGTTTTGTTCTGAGTAACCTGACTTTTCATGAATAAGCGGGTATGATTTTGAAATTTCCTTACACACTTCGCCATTTTGATTAACTAGCAATATTTTTACTGCACTCGTGCCAAGGTCAACACCAATTACGTATTTCAATTGTCTCATCCTTTCTATGAAAATGTGCTGGAGTATATTTACTTCCAGCACAAATTTTACTTCCTCGTTATTAAACAGTTACACTTGTAAGTGTTTCTAATATATATTGGTTAATGACTGCTTTTAAGCGCTCTGTTCTACCTGATTTATTCTTAATTTCTGTTAATTGAAGGGCATACTCTTCTAGTTCACGGAAGTTAGTTCTTCCTTCTGCAATTTCCAAACCAATTCCTTTAGTATAGCTGCTATAGCGCTCTTCAATGAAACTATCGAGCACTTTGTCTTCAATTAGCTTATTGGCTACTTTTAGACCGATCGCAAATGCATCCATTCCAGCTATATGTGCATGGAAAAGGTCCTCTGCTTCAAACGATCCTCTTCTCACTTTTGCATCAAAGTTTAGACCGCCGCTACCTAAGCCACCATTTTGTAAGATTTCATACATTGCCAACGTATTTGAATATAAATCTGTTGGGAATTCATCTGTATCCCAAC containing:
- a CDS encoding aldose epimerase family protein is translated as MVVTQTIFGEVDQKTIYSFTMENDQGMKVTAINYGCIITSILVPDKKGTFEEVVIGHDTLDDYIQDSYFLGAVVGRVGGRIKGGSFILDGNTYTIPKNNQENHLHGGFKGFNKVVWDAERLANGVRFSYFSPDGEEGYPGNLHILVTYTLDNQNQLNIHYEAHSDKKTLLTVTNHSYFNLSGNLKRDIQQHALKIKSDRFLELNDEFIPTGKFLEVSNTPFDFRERRVIETGITSDYHQNILVGNGYDHPFILNTNHDTEIELKDPISGRILTMETDEVGVVLYSGNSIKAEGQFRDTPARKYLGICLETQGLPDAIHHPQFPTVVLDKDQKYSSKTNYTFGIER
- a CDS encoding SGNH/GDSL hydrolase family protein, producing the protein MIIEPSQKLLFIGDSVTDCERVKPEGEGLFQALGKGYVSYVDALLQAVYPELGIRVVNKGINGNTVRDLKIRWQEDVINQKPDWVSIMIGINDVWRQFDTPFIKEWHVYLDEYEDTLRKLVKETKPLVKGMVLMTPFYIERNELDQMRQSMDQYGLVVKKIAEEEGCLFIDTQAAFNAVLKELYSATLAWDRVHPTASGHMVLARAFLKKVGFDWNRS
- a CDS encoding polysaccharide deacetylase family protein, producing the protein MKKVMGLLLAFSLLLISTKGYVSVVSAEKNTNIKIPVLLYHVVKPNPDPTNPYQFSLEEFEKHMAYLKENGYRTLTMKQYFNILDGKAAMPEKPILLTFDDNSNDFYPYVYPVLNKYGMKATQFTVSDWVNGSWNMTSNEILTVLENGVDIQNHTVTHPFLANLSKEEQYVEIQNATEALKDLTGRTTFAFAYPYGNYNSDTISLLRDLGIKGAFKVGGGLSTDQSNRYELPRIMILQNHTVDDFVRMIETGY
- the xylB gene encoding xylulokinase encodes the protein MKYVIGVDLGTSAVKILLVNQNGEVCKEISKSYPLIHEKSGYSEQNPEEWVEKTTTGLKELVEQFKGDIKDIEGISFSGQMHGLVLLDENKQVLRNAILWNDTRTTKQCEEIYEVVGKQRLLDITKNPALEGFTLPKILWVKEQEPEVFQKANVFMLPKDYLRYRMTGNIHMEYSDAAGTLLLNVAKHEWSTEILDAFNLSLQLCPPLVESHAFVGTVLAEFAKETGLSEGIKVFAGGADNACGAIGSGILSEGKTLCSIGTSGVILSYEARNDLDFEGKVHYFNHSEENAYYTMGVTLAAGYSLSWFKETFARDEGFEEFLEGINEVPAGSNGLLFTPYLVGERTPHADSNIRGSFIGVDAAHERKHFSRAVLEGITFSLNESLEIFRQNGKTINSIISIGGGAKNETWLQMQADIFNAKIEKLTSEQGPGMGAAILAAYGCGWYSSLKECAEVFIQTSKTYEPIEENVQAYNKLFGIYQQVYKQTKELNEQLSEFRK